The following coding sequences lie in one Niabella agricola genomic window:
- a CDS encoding DUF3127 domain-containing protein — MMQLTGTLVQILPLQKGMGKNGEWKKQDIIVETQAQYPKKVCISIWGDKINESLLQVGKSLTISFDVESREYNGRWYTDVKAWKLEPAGGAGSSGGNQFTDNNPSDTYSDLNEGADDLPF, encoded by the coding sequence ATGATGCAGTTGACAGGTACGCTGGTTCAGATATTGCCCTTGCAAAAAGGGATGGGGAAAAATGGAGAATGGAAAAAACAGGATATCATTGTGGAGACACAGGCACAGTATCCGAAAAAGGTTTGTATTTCTATCTGGGGAGACAAGATCAATGAAAGCCTGCTGCAGGTGGGAAAATCGCTGACCATTTCATTTGATGTGGAAAGCCGTGAATACAACGGCCGCTGGTACACCGATGTGAAGGCCTGGAAGCTGGAACCGGCGGGCGGAGCCGGCAGCAGCGGCGGTAATCAGTTTACTGATAACAATCCATCAGACACCTATTCCGATTTGAATGAGGGTGCGGATGACCTTCCTTTTTAA